One stretch of Candidatus Nitrosotenuis cloacae DNA includes these proteins:
- a CDS encoding SIS domain-containing protein, with protein MNTIDAFTHDMYLQLDYLAKFVSQKSKLGKNMIFCGSGDSLCAGMLAEAFSDYAVRACDPLEFTQNKTLARTSRAYFVSISGNTISNIHAAKLAKHSIAITRNPTSKLGKTCDGIIPLDYTDSKVLTAGSIGFLASALTCISLVYDFKIKNPKRIFNLAKAASQKITLSNQIYILGNQHTYPIAMYMSAKLGEILGMNSHYEKIEQFSHMGLFTAKSGDTIITLEPKNTYISHLSSNLKKLGLNVYNPSIQSKNKIDQVLFYIFVSQFVTLNMARKKRIKECYFISQKNVRAASSDMIY; from the coding sequence ATGAACACGATTGATGCATTTACACATGATATGTATTTGCAGCTTGATTATCTGGCAAAGTTTGTATCACAAAAGAGCAAGCTAGGTAAAAATATGATATTTTGTGGTAGTGGTGACTCGCTGTGTGCTGGAATGCTTGCCGAGGCATTCTCTGACTATGCTGTTAGGGCATGTGATCCTTTGGAATTTACACAAAACAAAACACTGGCAAGGACTAGTCGTGCCTATTTTGTGTCCATTTCTGGCAACACAATATCAAACATTCATGCCGCCAAGCTAGCAAAGCATTCCATTGCAATAACTAGGAATCCAACCAGCAAGCTTGGTAAGACTTGTGATGGAATAATTCCTCTTGATTATACTGATTCCAAGGTACTAACAGCCGGCAGCATTGGATTTTTGGCAAGTGCGCTGACCTGCATTTCTTTGGTGTATGATTTTAAAATAAAAAATCCAAAAAGGATATTCAATTTAGCAAAGGCCGCATCCCAGAAAATCACACTGTCCAACCAAATCTACATTCTTGGCAACCAGCACACATATCCAATTGCAATGTACATGTCTGCCAAGCTTGGCGAAATACTGGGAATGAATTCTCACTATGAAAAAATTGAACAGTTCTCACACATGGGATTATTCACTGCCAAATCCGGTGATACTATAATCACACTGGAACCAAAGAATACTTACATCTCTCATTTATCATCAAATCTCAAAAAACTTGGACTGAATGTGTATAATCCATCTATTCAATCCAAGAACAAAATCGATCAGGTCTTGTTTTACATTTTTGTGTCACAGTTTGTTACACTGAACATGGCACGTAAAAAAAGAATCAAGGAATGTTATTTCATATCACAAAAGAATGTGCGAGCTGCAAGCTCTGATATGATCTACTAA
- a CDS encoding CBS domain-containing protein, which produces MNSLHYIAWIKAKLALLKQRSRHEFIPTAEDLMKSPISINENSTIYTAADEILTRDISGLIIQLSQPRHLSQKGIAEALLTEEKSIKDIPAISKTRDLTLVDRFAPVSNCAEQMLKLRINALGVKDNNHLIGIITKHDIVKYFEQNMVDETKLSEIMSVGSFFVPEETSLYDSLHKMLDSGISRLLVKDSTGTPVGIVTYKSFLKTAMYHTNQSRAETFAKGFGRTYKIGQIMTRQIISVSINTSIAKVAKILIDYRVHGVAVTHKQRIVGFVTEKDITRQLAKLS; this is translated from the coding sequence ATGAACAGCCTACACTATATCGCCTGGATTAAAGCCAAGCTTGCATTGTTAAAGCAAAGATCACGCCACGAGTTCATCCCAACCGCTGAAGACTTGATGAAATCACCAATATCGATTAATGAGAATTCTACCATCTACACTGCAGCAGATGAAATTCTAACCAGGGACATTTCCGGATTAATCATACAATTGAGTCAGCCAAGGCACCTATCACAAAAAGGAATTGCAGAGGCCCTACTAACAGAGGAAAAAAGCATCAAAGACATTCCAGCCATCTCAAAGACAAGAGATCTGACCTTGGTGGACAGATTCGCCCCAGTATCAAACTGTGCAGAGCAAATGCTAAAGCTGAGAATCAACGCACTAGGTGTCAAGGACAACAATCATCTAATTGGAATCATAACAAAGCACGACATTGTAAAATATTTTGAGCAAAACATGGTAGATGAGACCAAGCTATCAGAGATAATGTCAGTGGGTAGCTTTTTTGTCCCAGAGGAAACATCTCTGTATGACTCACTGCATAAAATGCTGGACAGTGGAATCTCTCGCTTGCTAGTCAAGGATTCTACAGGCACGCCCGTAGGCATAGTAACCTACAAGAGTTTTCTGAAAACCGCAATGTACCACACAAACCAATCAAGGGCTGAGACATTTGCCAAGGGGTTTGGCAGAACCTACAAGATTGGCCAAATCATGACCAGACAAATAATTTCAGTATCAATTAACACCAGCATTGCCAAGGTAGCAAAAATCCTAATCGATTATCGAGTCCATGGTGTTGCTGTGACCCACAAGCAAAGAATAGTCGGCTTTGTAACAGAAAAAGACATTACACGACAGCTGGCAAAACTGTCCTAG
- a CDS encoding menaquinone biosynthesis family protein, whose translation MKITIGHTPDSDDAFMFYGMLTGKVPSNDFTVNHVIADIEELNRRALDNDLDVTAVSVHACAYLPNHTILRSGGSFGIGYGPIVIAKTNISPETLPKLKIAIPGKMTSAFLLLQLMIGKFDYIEMKFSDIPAAVRDGKVDAGLVIHETQLSYESENLIKILDVGKWWDQSTNGLPVPLGTNVMSNRFDIETIRKFDKYLHDSIAYGLEHQKEALDYSMQYSRGKPEALIEKFVKMYVNPITVDMGKPGEQSIRHLFDLATKQGLVQKFNLQIS comes from the coding sequence ATGAAAATAACCATAGGCCACACCCCGGACTCGGACGATGCGTTCATGTTTTATGGAATGCTGACAGGTAAGGTACCATCAAATGATTTCACGGTTAACCATGTAATAGCAGACATTGAGGAGCTAAACAGACGAGCACTGGATAATGACTTGGATGTGACTGCAGTATCAGTCCATGCATGCGCGTATCTGCCAAACCACACCATACTGCGAAGTGGTGGAAGCTTTGGTATTGGGTATGGTCCTATTGTGATAGCAAAGACAAATATCTCACCAGAGACATTGCCAAAATTAAAAATCGCCATTCCTGGAAAGATGACATCAGCATTTTTGCTCTTGCAACTAATGATTGGAAAATTTGATTATATCGAGATGAAGTTCAGCGACATTCCAGCAGCAGTTCGAGACGGCAAAGTCGATGCAGGACTAGTCATTCATGAGACCCAGTTATCATACGAATCAGAAAACTTGATCAAAATCCTAGATGTTGGAAAATGGTGGGACCAGTCCACAAACGGACTGCCCGTACCCCTAGGCACAAACGTCATGAGCAATAGATTTGACATTGAAACAATACGGAAATTTGACAAATACCTCCACGACTCTATTGCATATGGACTAGAGCACCAAAAAGAAGCACTAGACTATTCCATGCAGTATAGCCGTGGCAAGCCAGAAGCGCTGATAGAAAAATTTGTCAAAATGTACGTAAATCCAATAACAGTAGATATGGGAAAACCAGGCGAGCAATCGATTAGGCATTTGTTTGATCTTGCCACCAAACAAGGACTGGTACAAAAATTCAACTTGCAAATCAGTTGA
- a CDS encoding MTH1187 family thiamine-binding protein gives MVTAEISLYPVGTDSTSLSFYIAKSIESIQNMTNLSHQVTPMGTILESNDLGKIFEATKTMSETIHRLGVKRIEIILKIDSRTDKSQTADQKMESLNKYLKGA, from the coding sequence ATGGTCACAGCCGAAATCAGCCTGTATCCAGTAGGGACAGACTCGACAAGCCTTAGCTTCTATATCGCAAAATCAATCGAGTCCATCCAGAACATGACCAATCTATCACATCAGGTAACCCCGATGGGAACTATCCTAGAGTCAAATGATTTGGGAAAAATCTTTGAGGCCACAAAAACAATGTCAGAGACAATCCACAGGCTGGGAGTAAAAAGAATTGAAATCATCCTAAAGATAGATTCCAGGACCGACAAATCCCAGACAGCAGATCAAAAAATGGAATCTTTGAACAAGTACCTAAAAGGTGCGTAG
- a CDS encoding radical SAM protein — MLRDIIVDSKAIDRSLSGEELSYNDGMELMNSENLFVVGATADLARKRLVGNKVTFAASYYMNYTNLCAASCQMCAFYRKGDESDAYTLSPEQIEARVAAAKSMGATEVHIVGGFHPSLQLDYYENMMKIIKKNHPEMTVKAFTAAEIFFLSKLTKTSVKEILSRLKSAGLDSMPGGGAELFHPEIRGQIVRGKCSGQEWLDTIEQAHNLGIKSNVTMLYGHIEKPEHIIDHLIKVRELQKKTGGFITFIPLKFSLDNTELEQKNLVNHESSAIYDLKIIAISRLMLAGVLNNISVYWVALGKKLAQVALSNGGSDLVGTAFSEEIYRAAGKPTNSSVMELATMVKEIGREPAQRNTFFETLRTF, encoded by the coding sequence ATGCTTCGAGATATCATAGTAGACTCTAAGGCAATTGACAGATCGTTATCTGGCGAAGAACTATCATACAATGATGGAATGGAGCTGATGAATTCAGAGAATCTTTTTGTTGTTGGCGCAACAGCTGATCTGGCAAGAAAAAGACTGGTCGGAAACAAAGTAACATTTGCCGCATCATACTACATGAACTATACAAATCTGTGCGCTGCAAGCTGCCAAATGTGTGCATTTTACAGAAAGGGCGATGAATCAGATGCATATACACTGAGCCCTGAGCAAATCGAAGCAAGAGTAGCTGCGGCAAAATCAATGGGTGCAACCGAGGTGCATATCGTTGGCGGATTCCATCCTAGCTTGCAATTAGACTATTATGAAAACATGATGAAAATCATAAAGAAAAATCATCCAGAAATGACCGTAAAAGCATTTACTGCTGCAGAGATTTTCTTTTTATCAAAGCTAACCAAGACGTCCGTCAAGGAAATACTATCTAGATTAAAGTCTGCTGGCCTTGACTCTATGCCTGGAGGGGGCGCAGAATTGTTCCATCCTGAAATTAGAGGACAAATAGTCCGTGGCAAGTGCTCAGGACAGGAATGGCTTGATACAATAGAGCAAGCACACAATCTGGGAATCAAAAGCAATGTCACCATGCTGTATGGGCACATAGAAAAGCCGGAACACATCATAGATCATCTCATCAAGGTGCGAGAGCTGCAAAAGAAAACAGGTGGATTCATTACATTCATTCCATTAAAGTTTTCACTCGACAACACAGAGCTGGAGCAGAAAAATCTTGTAAACCACGAGTCGTCCGCAATTTATGATCTCAAAATAATTGCAATATCCAGGCTAATGTTAGCTGGCGTTTTGAACAACATATCAGTATACTGGGTTGCTTTGGGCAAAAAGCTTGCACAGGTTGCCCTGTCTAATGGCGGAAGTGACCTAGTAGGTACGGCATTTTCTGAGGAGATTTATCGTGCAGCAGGCAAGCCAACCAATTCATCCGTGATGGAACTAGCTACGATGGTAAAAGAGATTGGTCGAGAGCCTGCACAACGAAACACGTTCTTTGAGACACTACGCACCTTTTAG
- a CDS encoding tetratricopeptide repeat protein, whose protein sequence is MPEDIIERANQLFLAKRFAESITLYDQVLEKTPDNLNALNNKGYALSKLKQHQDAISCYDLALQKHPNEKTILTNKISSLRKLKSYDLALDHCNQILSEEPHNNIILYHKERILSSVGDYSGAIECCDVILSDYPQNAEVLFDKAVAQAKSNREFLSTLNQSIMSDQKMKIKAKTHSAFINNATQDFLRIVS, encoded by the coding sequence ATGCCAGAAGACATCATAGAAAGGGCAAACCAGTTATTTTTGGCAAAAAGATTTGCCGAGTCCATCACACTGTATGACCAAGTCCTGGAAAAAACCCCAGACAATTTGAATGCGCTAAACAACAAAGGATACGCATTATCCAAGCTCAAACAACACCAAGACGCAATATCATGCTATGATCTGGCATTGCAAAAACACCCAAATGAAAAAACCATACTGACCAACAAGATCTCCTCCTTACGCAAGCTCAAATCCTACGATCTAGCACTAGACCATTGCAACCAGATCCTCAGCGAAGAACCACACAACAACATTATTCTATATCATAAAGAAAGAATTCTCTCATCTGTTGGAGATTATTCCGGTGCAATAGAATGCTGTGATGTTATACTGAGTGATTATCCGCAAAATGCTGAAGTTCTGTTTGACAAAGCAGTAGCCCAGGCAAAATCAAACCGGGAATTTCTTTCCACACTAAATCAATCCATTATGTCTGATCAGAAAATGAAGATAAAGGCCAAAACACATAGTGCTTTTATCAACAATGCCACTCAAGACTTTTTACGAATCGTATCCTGA
- a CDS encoding tetratricopeptide repeat protein: MSILVQVNPLKDLEKMLNQATELCLEGEFKEAITLYDKILSTNPEHLDALIDKGVALQNLGKFKLALKCFQQATELSPENVTALLNEGTALHGLGKFDDAIIRYEKALFLDDKCAMALAYKGLSLGEKGMISDALDCFKQALAIDDTYDMAQISKDVAEKLLKESQDTIRKKS, from the coding sequence ATGTCTATACTAGTACAAGTAAATCCATTGAAGGATTTGGAAAAAATGCTAAACCAGGCAACGGAGCTATGCCTTGAGGGCGAATTCAAAGAGGCAATCACGTTATATGACAAAATTTTATCCACAAATCCTGAACATCTGGATGCACTAATCGACAAGGGAGTTGCACTGCAAAACCTCGGCAAATTCAAATTGGCACTAAAGTGCTTCCAGCAAGCAACCGAACTCAGTCCAGAAAATGTCACTGCCCTGCTAAATGAGGGCACGGCATTGCATGGTTTGGGAAAATTTGATGATGCCATCATAAGATATGAGAAAGCATTATTTTTGGATGACAAGTGCGCAATGGCGCTTGCCTACAAGGGTCTGTCGCTTGGCGAAAAGGGGATGATCTCCGACGCTTTGGACTGCTTCAAGCAAGCCCTGGCAATTGATGACACCTATGACATGGCGCAAATCAGCAAAGATGTTGCTGAAAAGTTGCTCAAGGAATCTCAGGATACGATTCGTAAAAAGTCTTGA
- a CDS encoding NAD(P)-dependent malic enzyme: MRKKDLAENAISLHQKLRGKIAIQSKLTNLRPSDLQLIYTPGVAEVCKKIHSVPSTKFVLTSKSNNVAIITDGTRILGLGDIGPDAALPVMEGKSVIYRHFGAISAFPICLSTTKKSEIVKTILSIEPVFGAINLEDIEFPKVLDISIELEKRLAIPVFHDDRHGTAVVALAALINALKLTKQSLSSVKIVVAGAGSAGYGISSLLSYAGCKNILVVDSGGAIYKGRTENMNKYKKEISTVTNPSKQKGTLSDVMINSDVFIGVSGQKNLVSGTMIQSMGKNPIVLALTNPDPEIAPNIAKKAGAKIVGTGSYEFENKVNNAVVFPYLMRAILDLGIKKITNKLLYLSALAIANTIPKNDLDVSHIIPELGNKKLQKNIMHILKSKYKKHA; this comes from the coding sequence ATGAGAAAAAAGGATCTGGCAGAAAATGCTATTTCACTGCACCAAAAATTAAGGGGCAAGATAGCAATTCAGAGCAAACTCACGAATCTAAGACCCAGTGATCTGCAATTGATCTACACGCCTGGTGTTGCAGAGGTGTGCAAAAAGATCCACTCTGTACCGTCTACAAAATTTGTACTCACATCAAAATCAAACAATGTGGCAATCATAACCGATGGAACGCGAATTCTTGGGTTGGGTGACATTGGACCAGATGCTGCATTGCCTGTTATGGAGGGCAAATCGGTGATTTATCGGCATTTTGGAGCAATAAGTGCATTTCCGATTTGCTTGAGCACCACAAAAAAATCCGAAATAGTAAAAACAATTCTATCCATAGAGCCAGTTTTTGGAGCAATCAATCTGGAAGACATTGAATTTCCAAAAGTACTTGACATATCAATTGAGCTCGAAAAAAGACTTGCCATTCCTGTTTTCCATGATGATCGTCATGGCACGGCAGTTGTCGCATTGGCTGCTTTGATAAATGCGCTAAAGTTGACAAAACAATCCCTGTCATCCGTCAAGATTGTGGTTGCTGGTGCTGGCTCTGCTGGCTATGGAATCTCATCGTTGTTATCTTATGCTGGATGCAAAAACATTCTAGTAGTTGACTCTGGCGGAGCAATCTACAAAGGCAGAACGGAAAACATGAATAAATACAAAAAAGAGATTTCCACAGTTACAAATCCATCAAAACAAAAAGGAACTCTATCTGATGTGATGATAAATTCCGACGTATTCATCGGAGTTTCTGGGCAAAAAAACTTGGTGAGTGGTACCATGATACAAAGCATGGGCAAAAATCCCATAGTACTTGCCCTGACCAACCCTGACCCTGAGATAGCGCCAAATATTGCAAAAAAAGCCGGTGCAAAAATAGTTGGCACTGGAAGCTACGAGTTTGAAAACAAGGTAAACAATGCTGTGGTGTTTCCATATCTGATGAGGGCTATTTTGGATCTGGGAATCAAAAAAATCACCAACAAACTACTCTATTTGAGCGCACTTGCAATCGCAAACACCATTCCAAAAAACGATCTTGATGTATCTCACATAATTCCTGAGCTTGGCAACAAAAAACTACAAAAAAACATTATGCATATTCTGAAAAGCAAATACAAAAAACATGCCTAG
- a CDS encoding tetratricopeptide repeat protein has translation MDVPGLLQKGKDLLYEGNFDDALSYFEQALVLEPKNHDIWNQKGVALRSLGRYDDALECFNRALELDPADKTAS, from the coding sequence ATGGATGTTCCGGGACTACTCCAAAAGGGAAAAGACTTGCTGTATGAGGGCAACTTTGATGATGCGTTATCGTACTTTGAGCAGGCGTTGGTCTTGGAGCCAAAAAACCACGACATTTGGAACCAAAAAGGAGTGGCGCTAAGAAGCCTTGGAAGATACGATGATGCGCTGGAATGCTTTAATCGTGCACTAGAGTTGGATCCTGCAGACAAGACTGCTTCCTGA
- a CDS encoding response regulator, translating to MNILIAEDNQFTATQYDRILKKYGHSITITRDGTECLQAYQDQLKKTEFDSLDQNPFDVVVLDQSMPKKSGSDVASEILSVKPTQKIIFASAYALSGSSDSKNLENKVQYLQKPFSLNAFVQKIQN from the coding sequence TTGAACATACTAATCGCAGAGGACAACCAGTTTACCGCAACCCAATATGACAGAATTCTAAAAAAATACGGTCACAGCATTACAATAACCAGAGACGGAACCGAATGCCTCCAAGCCTACCAAGACCAGCTAAAAAAGACCGAGTTTGACTCGCTGGACCAAAACCCATTTGATGTTGTGGTGTTGGACCAGTCCATGCCAAAGAAAAGCGGCTCTGATGTGGCAAGCGAAATTCTAAGTGTCAAGCCGACTCAAAAGATAATCTTTGCATCAGCATACGCATTAAGCGGAAGCTCAGATAGCAAGAACCTAGAAAACAAGGTGCAATATCTGCAAAAACCATTCTCACTGAATGCATTTGTACAGAAAATCCAGAATTAG
- a CDS encoding Lrp/AsnC family transcriptional regulator — translation MILDKTDVKILKNLLVDARLSSRQLALKLGMSTVTILTRIKKMEQEKIVRGYTAIIDHEKLGYDLTAIIEVFTKKGKMVEIEHDIAGLENVCAVYDVTGESDTVIVAKFKNRDELSKFVKTLSSKPNVDKTITNIVLNTVKEDFRLV, via the coding sequence ATGATCCTAGATAAAACAGACGTAAAGATTCTCAAAAATCTTCTAGTTGATGCCCGATTGTCCTCAAGACAGCTGGCACTCAAACTTGGCATGTCAACTGTTACCATCCTAACCAGAATCAAAAAGATGGAGCAGGAAAAGATAGTCAGGGGGTATACTGCAATAATAGACCATGAAAAACTTGGATATGACCTCACTGCAATAATTGAGGTCTTTACCAAAAAGGGCAAAATGGTCGAAATCGAGCACGATATTGCGGGCCTTGAGAATGTCTGCGCCGTGTATGATGTGACCGGCGAGTCAGATACGGTAATTGTTGCCAAGTTCAAAAATAGGGACGAGCTGAGCAAATTTGTCAAGACGTTATCGTCCAAGCCAAATGTGGATAAGACCATCACCAATATTGTCCTAAATACGGTAAAGGAAGACTTTAGACTGGTCTGA
- a CDS encoding DnaJ domain-containing protein — MMKHLWILALLLIPILSYGQQPTILEKPRGSEEISEYYNPEDVKLAMIGIAVAVVILFLYLARDTILRKKSEYEKKEFESKKDRDYEKYHSEWNTEDEDFFGERKKSKESQEFRKMMQDSSLPNYYHVLGVSQDATQEEIKSKFRQLAKEHHPDRTKDQGSAERFAEINEAYDTLSDAETRAEYDKYYKASFG, encoded by the coding sequence ATGATGAAACACCTTTGGATTCTGGCATTATTGCTAATACCGATATTATCATACGGCCAGCAACCAACCATCCTGGAAAAACCCAGAGGATCTGAAGAGATATCAGAATACTACAATCCAGAGGATGTCAAGCTTGCGATGATTGGCATTGCCGTAGCTGTCGTGATTTTGTTTCTGTATTTGGCACGCGATACAATATTACGAAAAAAATCAGAATATGAGAAAAAAGAGTTCGAGTCCAAGAAAGACCGCGACTATGAGAAATATCACTCAGAGTGGAACACCGAAGATGAGGACTTTTTTGGCGAACGAAAAAAATCAAAGGAATCCCAAGAGTTTCGCAAAATGATGCAGGATTCCAGCCTGCCAAACTATTATCATGTACTAGGGGTATCACAAGACGCAACCCAAGAAGAAATAAAATCAAAGTTCAGACAGCTTGCAAAGGAGCACCACCCAGACAGAACCAAGGACCAAGGCAGTGCAGAAAGGTTTGCAGAGATCAACGAAGCATATGACACACTATCCGATGCAGAGACCAGGGCGGAATACGACAAGTACTACAAGGCATCATTTGGGTAG
- a CDS encoding HD domain-containing protein, translating into MQLFANPQTLRSEILNLAVSCGLDSPCYTKMLDYTIKLFESQGLGKEYYGYHNITHELEVTYVSLIVLKWKSILNNIREEDFKYLYAAALFHDFDPQKSVDKPHEDNVIRFLTHDQNVRQLCQDANLDIDVIKVLILRTTYPWIGHYKEHAEEQIIECFANSPITKNNQETQDYYMRLGWLLSVIDRVSGYALGDFTKAMDMAKKNAHALAWHPSYIVRRAVGYFEDLLNEEAEMCDTVLRALPKDMRKNFMDTVTGFLNLRQQEIKVQSDYLYENLRLVPKIESMRSRIDVEFQGALFEIFNELPTPLQINRESFVKTVQDPKTILNTLRVGSSDGPIIGFAKGGPLESYSLRAEIVDEHFGKHNTVFLEPIALKMGYWGLQGGSEMRHLFTMQAHSMNYQYLTSFALRDVIQRRIEGNEKAEFVTKFDPERWDYYRIEL; encoded by the coding sequence ATGCAGCTGTTTGCAAACCCACAGACATTACGCAGTGAAATTCTAAATCTGGCAGTATCGTGCGGTTTGGACAGCCCTTGTTATACCAAGATGCTAGACTATACCATCAAACTCTTTGAGAGTCAGGGTCTGGGCAAGGAGTACTATGGGTACCACAACATCACACATGAGCTAGAGGTAACCTATGTCTCGCTGATTGTGCTGAAATGGAAAAGCATTCTTAATAACATCCGAGAGGAAGACTTCAAGTATCTTTATGCAGCTGCTCTGTTTCATGATTTTGATCCTCAAAAAAGTGTAGACAAGCCACACGAGGACAATGTCATTAGATTTTTGACGCATGATCAAAACGTAAGACAACTATGCCAAGACGCAAACCTGGACATTGATGTCATCAAGGTCTTGATTTTAAGAACCACATATCCATGGATTGGCCACTACAAAGAACACGCAGAAGAACAAATCATAGAGTGCTTTGCCAATTCTCCAATCACAAAGAACAACCAAGAAACACAGGACTATTACATGCGACTGGGCTGGCTACTATCGGTAATCGATCGAGTGAGCGGATATGCATTGGGGGACTTTACAAAGGCAATGGACATGGCAAAGAAAAATGCGCATGCCCTGGCATGGCATCCATCATATATTGTCAGACGCGCTGTTGGCTATTTTGAGGATCTGCTAAATGAAGAAGCAGAAATGTGCGATACTGTTTTGCGTGCACTACCAAAAGATATGAGAAAAAACTTTATGGACACGGTAACTGGATTTTTGAATCTACGACAACAAGAGATCAAGGTTCAATCCGATTATCTGTATGAGAATCTAAGGCTTGTTCCAAAAATAGAATCAATGCGCTCAAGAATAGATGTAGAGTTCCAAGGAGCACTCTTTGAGATATTCAATGAACTGCCAACACCACTCCAGATAAACCGAGAGAGTTTTGTTAAAACAGTACAAGACCCAAAAACCATACTGAACACTCTAAGGGTTGGCAGCTCCGATGGTCCAATCATTGGTTTTGCCAAGGGCGGACCATTGGAAAGTTATTCGCTAAGAGCAGAAATTGTTGATGAACACTTTGGTAAGCATAATACCGTATTTTTGGAGCCAATCGCACTAAAGATGGGTTATTGGGGCTTGCAGGGTGGAAGCGAGATGCGACATTTGTTTACAATGCAGGCTCATTCTATGAACTATCAGTATCTGACCAGCTTTGCTCTAAGGGATGTAATACAAAGAAGAATCGAAGGAAATGAAAAGGCAGAGTTTGTAACCAAGTTCGATCCCGAGCGCTGGGACTATTACAGAATCGAATTATAG
- a CDS encoding MFS transporter, which yields MSLTTQQKKIAFGSFLGWSLDGYDIVLMLLVIPSISQLFFPSENPAFSIIATFASYTVTLIMRPLGSVIFGIYGDKFGRKKSMIITILGFSIATFAVGLLPTYAAIGILAPILLIMVRLIQGIFAGGEWGSGAVLTIESVQKQKRGLVSGFLQSGFSFGFLLAAIAFQIITITFPGQAFEEWGWRILFFSGIIPGFVALFVRFSMDESPLWLEKNNKKSLERSPLRKIISGEHKKEFFLCAAIMTGLVYMYHGSISILPTYLQQFGGFDKGEIALVMICATASSWLGMIFTGWLSQKIGRKKAIIIFCISSIIVIIPLAGIILQKTYLLFFFTISYAVIISTASGPIPAFFSERFPTTMRNSAAGFSYNAGLIFGSWSPLIALHLMNSAPSQVIPVMLGINVMIGAIIVIIPTILSKETKDYELT from the coding sequence GTGAGTCTTACAACCCAGCAGAAAAAAATTGCGTTTGGATCATTTTTGGGATGGTCGCTGGATGGATACGATATTGTATTGATGTTGTTAGTTATTCCATCAATTTCACAGTTGTTCTTTCCATCTGAAAACCCGGCATTTAGCATCATTGCGACATTTGCATCATATACCGTAACTTTGATAATGAGGCCGTTGGGTTCCGTAATTTTTGGAATCTATGGTGACAAGTTTGGCAGAAAAAAATCAATGATTATTACAATCTTGGGATTTTCGATTGCAACATTTGCAGTCGGATTGCTTCCAACATATGCCGCAATAGGAATCTTGGCGCCAATTTTACTAATTATGGTCAGATTAATCCAGGGAATCTTTGCAGGTGGTGAGTGGGGTAGTGGCGCAGTGCTCACAATAGAGAGCGTCCAAAAACAAAAGCGCGGACTAGTGTCAGGATTTTTACAGAGTGGGTTTTCATTTGGGTTTTTGCTTGCGGCAATCGCATTTCAAATCATCACCATAACATTTCCAGGTCAGGCCTTTGAGGAATGGGGCTGGAGGATCTTGTTTTTCAGCGGAATAATTCCAGGCTTTGTGGCGCTTTTTGTGAGGTTTAGCATGGACGAATCCCCATTATGGTTGGAAAAAAACAACAAAAAAAGCCTAGAGCGATCCCCACTTAGAAAAATAATATCAGGTGAGCACAAAAAAGAGTTCTTTTTGTGCGCAGCCATAATGACCGGGCTGGTCTACATGTACCATGGCTCTATCAGCATTTTGCCGACTTATCTTCAGCAGTTTGGAGGATTTGATAAAGGAGAAATTGCACTAGTCATGATTTGCGCCACAGCATCATCCTGGCTTGGTATGATTTTTACTGGCTGGTTGTCACAAAAAATTGGTAGAAAAAAGGCAATCATCATATTTTGTATCTCATCCATCATAGTAATCATCCCACTTGCTGGAATTATCTTGCAAAAAACATACTTGTTATTTTTCTTCACAATATCATATGCTGTAATCATATCTACCGCATCAGGCCCAATTCCCGCATTTTTCTCAGAGCGATTCCCAACCACTATGAGAAACAGTGCGGCCGGATTTTCATACAATGCAGGATTGATCTTTGGATCATGGTCACCACTAATTGCATTACATTTAATGAATAGTGCACCAAGCCAAGTGATTCCAGTAATGCTTGGAATTAATGTGATGATTGGCGCAATCATTGTTATCATACCCACCATACTGAGCAAAGAGACCAAGGACTATGAGCTGACTTGA